CTCTTGTCCTTTTAGTGCAGCAGGCCGGCTTCCTGCTaagagcagctctgctctttgTCCTGCTGTGCAGCCCACAGCTTGTGGTTTCCGACTCAGATGAGGCCGTCCTGACTGAGTGGGAGATTTGGAAGAGCATCCACGGCATAGCCTACGATGAAGCGGTGAGACTGACTCCACATGTAAAatacatatatgtacacacgTGCTCTGATTCACGTAAGTCTTTctgtgacatgttttatttcattgtgcAGGACGACGTGCAACGGAGGGCCATCTGGGAGGAGAACAAGCGGATGATTGACAACAATAATCATAGGTTTTTCATGGGCATGAGGCCGTTCACGATGGCCATGAATAAATATGGAGACCTGGTAAGAACTGATgtcacacacagttgtgtttcaaGGGTATTTTAAGTAAACAGAAAGCTTTCATGGCATTAATAAACTGAAGTTTAGAGAGAAAATCAAATTGTACAATCAAACAACAGCATTATTTCAACGTCTCATGGCTCCTGCTACATATTCACCATGCAGGCGCAAATATGGCATTAATCAATGAAATAATATTTGATTTGTCAAATTGTAGATATCAATAGCATGTATTATTGGAACACAATCTTCTTCATGTTCTCCACATGTAGACAAGACAAGAGTACCGGGTTTTGCAAGGTGCCGTGATAGATGCCCAGTTTGTGATGAGAGGGAAGACCGTCTCGGCCCGAAGGCTGCGTAACAATGCTAAGAAGTTAGACGCTTGGGTTGTTGACTACAGGAACATGGGTTATGTCACTGAGGTGAAAGATCAGGTAAGACGTTCCCAAAGCTTCTTCCAGTGGTTCTGTTCGGACTGAACCATGAACACCTTCAAGCGGACTGTATGTTTTAAACGTTCCTCACAGGGTTACTGTGGCTCGTGCTGGGCCTTCAGCACGACGGGAGCTATCGAGGGACAAATATACAAGAAGACAGGCCGTCTTGAATCTTTGAGTGAACAAAACCTGGTGGACTGCTCCAGATCTTACGGTACCTATGGCTGCAGTGGTGCCTGGATGGCCAACGCCTACGACTACGTGGTCAGCAACGGACTGCAGTCATCAAACAGCTACCCATACACCTCAGTGGTGAGGCTAAACCTTCTATATCTACCTCCATTAGCTAGCTTAGGTCATTACTCTGTGTCCTGCCTGCCATTAACTTCAGGCCCTCTATTTCTTTCAACAGGATACTCAGCCCTGTTACTACGAAAGCAGACTTGCAGTTGCCCATATCAAAGACTACAGGTTCATACCCAAAGGAGATGAGCAGGCTCTGGCTGATGCCGTGGCAACCATCGGTCCAATCACAGTCGCCATTGATGCAGATCATTCAAGCTTCCTGTTCTACAGCTCAGGTCAATCAACTTAAAACGCCCTCGAAACAACTGTTATGTCAGAAATCTCTTAAAGCTGCTGTGATTAATATCTTTGTACtaaaaaagcaatgaaatgaCAATGTCTATATGAATTATTTTGCTAATGGTAACAAATGCAGAGAGAATTATCAG
The Chaetodon auriga isolate fChaAug3 chromosome 3, fChaAug3.hap1, whole genome shotgun sequence DNA segment above includes these coding regions:
- the cts12 gene encoding digestive cysteine proteinase 2; the encoded protein is MGTNQTHVHAVQQAGFLLRAALLFVLLCSPQLVVSDSDEAVLTEWEIWKSIHGIAYDEADDVQRRAIWEENKRMIDNNNHRFFMGMRPFTMAMNKYGDLTRQEYRVLQGAVIDAQFVMRGKTVSARRLRNNAKKLDAWVVDYRNMGYVTEVKDQGYCGSCWAFSTTGAIEGQIYKKTGRLESLSEQNLVDCSRSYGTYGCSGAWMANAYDYVVSNGLQSSNSYPYTSVDTQPCYYESRLAVAHIKDYRFIPKGDEQALADAVATIGPITVAIDADHSSFLFYSSGIYDEPSCNPNNLSHAVLLVGYGSEGGQDYWIIKNSWGTSWGEGGYMRIIRDGRNTCGIASYALYPIL